Proteins from one Rubripirellula tenax genomic window:
- a CDS encoding DUF1559 domain-containing protein, translating into MYWRKSRAGFTLVELLVVIAIIGVLVGLLLPAVQAAREAARRMSCSNNFKQIGLAIHNYHSAYKQLPIHGTGTGFDPNTANWFDDTVRTSQSELSFLVGLLPFIEQQALWEQISNPMNTDLQGVSPPAATAPLPWPAMGPVPGYTVPGSPDLTENYVPWRTELQAFRCPSDPGTGLPGWGRTNYAASFGDSNFPTLTHGPLSNQLGSHQNRSINHRTGARGFFTVRQSMKFRDILDGLSNTIAAGEIATDLGDRDKRTMPAVGGGQATACGHAMSITMLPVAARAGARDWIDPLRPSFWRAATPVGGAVFGRGYRWASKSPCFTLINTILPPNSECVLGGTGIDSDGIVPTSSRHQGGVHVLMGDGAVRFVTDSIEAGDSRHSPVAEAPAIGGPYCAGSAPGSMSPYGLWGALGSRASKEVIQEEF; encoded by the coding sequence ATGTATTGGCGAAAGAGTAGAGCCGGCTTCACGCTGGTGGAACTGTTGGTGGTGATTGCCATCATCGGCGTCCTTGTTGGGCTCCTGTTGCCGGCGGTGCAAGCCGCTCGCGAAGCAGCCCGTCGTATGAGTTGCAGTAACAACTTCAAGCAAATCGGATTGGCAATTCACAATTACCATTCGGCGTACAAGCAGTTGCCGATCCACGGCACCGGTACCGGATTCGATCCAAACACCGCGAACTGGTTTGACGACACTGTTCGAACCAGCCAAAGCGAACTCAGTTTTTTGGTCGGGCTGTTGCCTTTTATCGAGCAACAGGCCTTGTGGGAGCAAATCAGCAATCCGATGAACACGGACCTGCAAGGTGTTTCGCCGCCGGCCGCGACGGCGCCGCTGCCTTGGCCGGCGATGGGGCCGGTTCCCGGTTACACCGTACCGGGATCGCCGGATTTGACGGAAAACTACGTTCCTTGGCGAACGGAATTGCAGGCGTTTCGTTGCCCAAGCGATCCTGGAACAGGTCTGCCGGGTTGGGGCCGCACGAATTATGCAGCTTCGTTCGGCGATTCGAACTTCCCGACCCTGACTCACGGGCCTTTGAGCAACCAGCTGGGTTCGCATCAGAACCGCTCGATCAATCATCGAACGGGAGCCCGCGGCTTCTTCACGGTTCGTCAATCCATGAAGTTTCGTGACATCCTCGACGGTCTTTCGAACACGATTGCCGCTGGGGAAATTGCAACCGACCTGGGCGATCGCGACAAGCGAACGATGCCAGCAGTCGGCGGCGGCCAGGCGACCGCGTGCGGTCACGCCATGTCGATCACCATGTTGCCCGTTGCCGCTCGTGCCGGTGCCCGCGACTGGATCGATCCGCTGCGACCTTCGTTCTGGCGCGCGGCGACTCCGGTCGGTGGCGCCGTGTTCGGTCGTGGTTACCGCTGGGCGAGCAAGTCGCCTTGCTTCACTCTGATCAACACGATTCTGCCGCCCAACTCGGAATGCGTGCTCGGCGGAACCGGAATCGACAGCGACGGCATTGTGCCGACGTCGAGTCGTCACCAAGGTGGCGTTCACGTGCTGATGGGCGACGGTGCGGTTCGTTTCGTCACAGATTCGATCGAAGCCGGCGATAGCCGACACAGCCCAGTCGCCGAGGCACCCGCCATCGGCGGACCTTACTGTGCCGGATCGGCTCCTGGATCGATGTCGCCGTACGGACTTTGGGGAGCGCTGGGCAGCCGCGCTTCGAAGGAAGTCATTCAAGAGGAGTTCTAG
- a CDS encoding LacI family DNA-binding transcriptional regulator, which produces MVQGNRVTIDDIARHANVSKATVSRVLNNSAAVTESRRLAVLEAMGQLDFQPSSMARALAGGRSMTIGILTQNLGTPAYDAIVRGIIKGLEGTGYSPIFVDGLFKKETEHQSIGTLLGRQVDGLILVGGDLPVEDLEGLRKRVPTVVVARKLEDSRLEDWGGQCLFVDNFDIGYLATNHLIDAGHRKIGHVKGIETHEDAIFRYQGFCQAMSDAGLEVDPDLVYQGNFYGQSGILAIESWLMRGKNFTAVFAANDLCAFGVRLALYRRNIRVPDEVSIIGVDDQLEAALMAPPLTTIRQPSHEMGSAAAESILKLIEGNVPPIKPFFGKLQNRESVAMHR; this is translated from the coding sequence ATGGTTCAAGGCAATCGAGTAACGATCGACGATATCGCTCGGCACGCCAACGTGTCGAAGGCGACCGTGTCTCGTGTATTGAATAATAGTGCGGCGGTGACCGAGTCGCGCCGTTTAGCTGTTCTGGAAGCAATGGGGCAGTTGGACTTCCAACCAAGCTCGATGGCGCGGGCTTTGGCGGGCGGACGATCGATGACGATCGGCATTTTGACCCAAAACCTTGGGACGCCAGCATATGACGCGATCGTTCGCGGAATCATCAAGGGGCTCGAAGGAACCGGGTACTCGCCGATCTTCGTGGACGGATTGTTCAAGAAGGAAACCGAACACCAAAGCATCGGCACGCTGCTGGGACGCCAGGTGGACGGCTTGATTTTGGTCGGCGGTGATTTGCCGGTCGAAGACCTTGAGGGGCTGCGCAAACGAGTTCCAACGGTTGTTGTTGCCCGCAAACTGGAAGACAGCAGACTTGAGGACTGGGGTGGCCAGTGTCTGTTCGTTGACAATTTCGACATCGGTTACCTAGCGACGAATCATTTGATCGACGCGGGTCACCGCAAGATCGGACACGTCAAGGGAATCGAGACGCACGAAGACGCAATTTTTCGCTACCAGGGTTTTTGCCAAGCGATGTCGGATGCGGGCTTAGAAGTTGACCCCGACCTTGTTTACCAAGGCAACTTCTACGGCCAAAGCGGGATCTTGGCGATCGAGTCGTGGTTGATGCGGGGCAAAAATTTTACAGCGGTGTTTGCAGCGAACGATTTGTGTGCTTTCGGTGTTCGGTTGGCATTGTATCGACGCAACATCCGAGTTCCGGACGAGGTGTCCATCATCGGCGTCGACGATCAATTGGAAGCCGCCTTGATGGCTCCGCCGCTGACAACGATTCGCCAACCGTCGCACGAGATGGGTTCGGCGGCCGCTGAATCCATCTTGAAATTGATCGAGGGCAACGTCCCTCCGATCAAGCCCTTCTTTGGCAAATTGCAGAATCGCGAATCGGTCGCGATGCATCGATGA